From a single Cyclobacterium marinum DSM 745 genomic region:
- a CDS encoding GMC family oxidoreductase, whose protein sequence is MANQSYDAIVVGSGISGGWAAKELTEKGLKVLLLERGPNVVHVKDYKNATKAPWEVPHRGRRTIEMLENHPNLRRDYVLNELNLDWWAHEDDSPYVEKKPFTWFRGYQVGGRSLLWGRQSYRWADIDFEANAKQGIAVDWPIRYKDLEPWYSYVEKFAGISGNKDGLDILPDGEFMPAMPLNCVEQTVADRIKDHFKGARVMTNARTANISQPLPGRPGCQYRNKCSLGCPYGGYFSTQSSTLPAAVATGNLTLRPWSIVTKVLYDKDKKRATGVEVLDGETNETYEFNSKIVFLCASAFNSSAILMRSATDIWPEGLGSSSGELGHNVMDHHFRLGARGVVEGFDDKYYFGRRPGGFYVPRYRNLGNESRDYVRGFGYQGGASRQGWSRTVAELDFGAPLKAELTEPGDWTIGMTAFGEILPYHNNSIKLSKTVTDKWGIPVLEMDAEIHENEKKMRVDMKNDAAEMLEAAGVKNVTTYDTGYTFGQGIHEMGTARMGRDPKTSVLNGNNQVWDAKNVFVTDGAAMVSAAAQNPSLTYMALTARAASFAVEELKKGNL, encoded by the coding sequence ATGGCTAATCAAAGTTATGACGCTATTGTCGTTGGATCAGGGATCAGCGGCGGATGGGCGGCAAAGGAACTAACAGAGAAGGGATTAAAAGTACTTCTACTGGAAAGAGGTCCGAACGTAGTGCACGTAAAAGATTATAAAAACGCTACCAAGGCACCTTGGGAGGTGCCTCACAGAGGTAGGCGGACAATTGAGATGTTGGAGAACCACCCAAACCTTAGGAGGGATTATGTCCTGAATGAGTTAAACCTTGACTGGTGGGCGCATGAGGATGATTCTCCATATGTAGAAAAGAAGCCATTTACATGGTTTAGAGGTTACCAAGTGGGAGGTCGCTCCTTGCTGTGGGGTAGACAAAGTTATCGATGGGCCGATATTGATTTTGAGGCGAATGCCAAGCAAGGAATTGCTGTAGACTGGCCCATCAGGTACAAAGACCTAGAACCTTGGTACAGTTATGTAGAGAAATTTGCCGGTATTTCCGGTAATAAAGATGGTTTGGATATTCTTCCTGATGGTGAATTTATGCCCGCCATGCCGTTGAACTGTGTAGAACAGACTGTGGCAGACAGGATTAAAGATCATTTTAAGGGAGCCAGGGTAATGACCAATGCAAGAACAGCCAATATTAGTCAGCCGCTTCCGGGAAGACCGGGCTGTCAATACAGAAACAAATGTTCTCTAGGGTGCCCTTATGGTGGCTATTTTAGTACCCAATCTTCTACCCTTCCTGCAGCAGTGGCTACAGGAAACCTTACCTTGAGACCTTGGTCCATTGTTACCAAAGTGCTGTACGACAAAGACAAAAAGCGCGCAACAGGAGTAGAAGTTCTTGATGGAGAAACCAATGAAACCTACGAATTCAATTCCAAAATTGTATTTTTATGTGCTTCAGCTTTCAATTCCTCAGCTATCTTAATGCGTTCAGCTACTGATATATGGCCTGAAGGATTAGGAAGTAGTTCAGGAGAGCTTGGACACAATGTAATGGATCACCATTTCAGATTAGGAGCTAGAGGTGTGGTTGAAGGTTTCGACGACAAGTATTATTTTGGTAGAAGGCCGGGAGGATTTTATGTTCCCAGGTACAGAAACTTAGGAAACGAAAGCAGGGATTATGTAAGAGGCTTTGGATACCAAGGTGGCGCAAGCAGACAAGGATGGAGCAGAACAGTTGCTGAATTGGATTTTGGTGCACCTTTAAAAGCGGAGCTTACTGAGCCGGGAGATTGGACCATCGGCATGACTGCATTTGGCGAAATCCTTCCTTACCATAACAACAGCATTAAGCTTAGCAAGACGGTTACAGATAAGTGGGGCATCCCTGTTTTGGAAATGGATGCTGAAATCCATGAAAATGAGAAAAAAATGAGGGTAGACATGAAAAACGATGCTGCAGAAATGCTAGAAGCTGCAGGCGTTAAAAATGTTACTACTTATGATACCGGTTATACTTTTGGACAAGGTATACACGAGATGGGTACAGCAAGGATGGGAAGAGATCCTAAAACTTCTGTTTTAAATGGCAATAACCAGGTGTGGGATGCTAAAAATGTTTTTGTAACAGATGGTGCAGCCATGGTTTCTGCAGCTGCGCAAAATCCTTCACTGACATACATGGCCTTGACCGCAAGAGCTGCTAGTTTTGCTGTAGAAGAATTGAAAAAAGGTAACCTGTAA
- a CDS encoding nucleoside permease, which translates to MTLNNRFKLSLMMFLEFFVWGSWYVTLGTFLGNNLQANGGQLAAAFSTQSIGAIVAPFIIGLIADRFFNAEKILGISHLIGAGLMYMMYVSESFVTFYPYVLIYMIIYMPTLALVNSVSFNQMKDPAKEFSTIRVWGTVGWIASGLMISFFFTWDSAASIGEGMLSNTFLMSAISSVVLGLFAFTLPKTPPVASNKDEKQSISEILGLDALKLLKDKDFSVFFLSSILICIPLAFYYQNANPFLSEVGLTNPTGKMTIGQVSEVLFLLLMPFFFKKFGLKTTLIVGMLAWVVRYVMFAFGDAGEGTYLLLIGIALHGICYDFFFVSGQIYTDSKAGPKYKSSAQGLITLATYGIGMLIGFWIAGIVSDFYLLENGDHVWKNIWLIPSGIALLVTVIFVVFFKDNDFIKANAERNSLKHSNVVEK; encoded by the coding sequence ATGACATTAAATAACAGGTTTAAGCTTTCCCTCATGATGTTTCTAGAGTTTTTCGTATGGGGATCCTGGTACGTAACTTTAGGTACTTTTTTAGGTAATAACCTTCAGGCCAATGGTGGTCAATTGGCTGCAGCATTTTCTACACAATCAATAGGAGCTATTGTTGCCCCATTTATTATAGGATTAATAGCAGATAGATTTTTTAACGCTGAAAAGATTCTAGGAATATCCCACCTTATCGGGGCAGGATTAATGTATATGATGTACGTTTCCGAGAGCTTTGTCACCTTTTATCCTTATGTTCTTATTTACATGATCATTTATATGCCCACCTTGGCTTTGGTCAATTCGGTTTCATTCAATCAAATGAAGGACCCCGCCAAAGAGTTCAGCACGATTCGTGTTTGGGGAACAGTGGGCTGGATAGCTTCCGGGTTAATGATAAGCTTTTTCTTTACCTGGGATAGTGCAGCTTCTATAGGAGAAGGAATGCTGAGTAATACCTTTCTAATGTCTGCTATATCTTCTGTTGTTTTGGGCCTATTTGCCTTTACCCTTCCCAAGACTCCTCCGGTTGCCTCCAATAAAGATGAAAAACAATCGATTTCTGAAATACTGGGTTTAGATGCGCTTAAGTTGCTGAAAGACAAAGATTTTTCTGTTTTCTTTCTTTCATCCATTTTAATATGTATCCCCCTGGCATTTTACTACCAGAATGCCAATCCATTCTTATCCGAAGTAGGTTTAACAAACCCTACCGGTAAAATGACCATAGGGCAGGTTTCGGAAGTGCTGTTTCTTTTGCTGATGCCATTCTTTTTTAAGAAATTTGGTTTGAAGACTACTTTAATTGTGGGCATGCTTGCTTGGGTAGTCAGGTATGTGATGTTTGCTTTTGGAGATGCGGGAGAAGGTACCTATTTGTTGCTTATTGGTATAGCATTACATGGGATTTGTTACGATTTCTTCTTTGTTTCCGGTCAGATTTATACCGATTCAAAGGCCGGGCCAAAATATAAAAGTTCTGCCCAAGGCTTGATTACATTGGCTACTTACGGTATAGGTATGTTAATAGGGTTTTGGATAGCAGGAATAGTTTCAGACTTCTATTTGCTAGAGAATGGTGATCATGTTTGGAAAAATATTTGGCTGATTCCTTCAGGGATAGCTTTGTTGGTTACTGTAATCTTTGTTGTCTTTTTTAAGGACAATGATTTCATCAAAGCCAATGCGGAAAGGAATAGCTTGAAGCACAGCAATGTGGTAGAAAAGTGA
- a CDS encoding RagB/SusD family nutrient uptake outer membrane protein: MKKYINIKILSVFLLLMSSCVEEILDKAPLDRYAEELVWSDINLANSYLNTAYRNISSGFNSNLNLAGVSDHTFFIHIYGTDVYVQGNITPSNMGPFNHTRFRFLNWQLFDNIQIINTFLENIDTVVENTQETEREAVKIKAEILKGEALFLRAFAYAQMVRTFGGLPILTAPFGIGDDYLGTPRGSFEETIDFIVQDCDNAANLLLSKNEMEMGRATKGAALALKSRVLLFAASDLTADGTAENKYVGYENPDRTALWTAAKNAAKAVMELNTYSLADFGAPDKEAVANNYYDFFRQRDLSNNEIIWGKMFVADVGERHRNNLWQGPNGLSNYGSNNPTQDLVDTYQMDDGSSFSDHFTLDENGYYQNISDKYQNENPYYHREPRFYGSILYDSAHWQPRFSDLQERDPLGIYDRRTRITIQGGNEVSSLVGIDTRQGPVHSWNAGYTGYLMKKMMDHEVIGKDQYNENVWIWLRYAEIILNYAEASLELGDTQEAATYINMIRNRAGMPDFTGDIEEALRYEREIEFTFENIRWFDIRRWKILEEKLDDAKGIEIVETRNLDEGTVNTIWRRLTVQDRTVHKKMYWIPIPNDEMNKAPHLVQNPGY, translated from the coding sequence ATGAAAAAATATATAAATATTAAAATTTTATCAGTTTTTCTACTTTTGATGTCTTCCTGTGTAGAAGAAATTTTGGATAAAGCCCCTTTAGACAGATATGCTGAGGAGCTGGTTTGGTCAGACATCAATCTTGCCAATAGCTATCTTAATACTGCCTACCGTAATATATCCAGCGGGTTTAACTCAAATTTAAACCTCGCCGGAGTGTCGGATCATACCTTTTTCATCCATATATACGGTACAGATGTTTATGTGCAGGGGAATATAACTCCTTCCAATATGGGGCCATTCAACCATACCCGGTTTAGATTTCTCAATTGGCAGTTATTTGATAATATTCAAATCATCAATACCTTCCTTGAAAACATAGATACGGTAGTTGAAAACACACAAGAAACTGAACGAGAGGCAGTAAAAATAAAAGCTGAAATATTGAAAGGAGAAGCCTTATTCCTAAGAGCTTTTGCCTATGCCCAGATGGTTCGTACCTTTGGCGGCCTTCCTATCTTAACAGCACCTTTCGGAATAGGAGATGATTATTTAGGAACACCAAGGGGATCTTTTGAAGAAACGATCGATTTCATAGTGCAAGATTGTGACAATGCGGCCAACCTTCTTTTGTCAAAGAATGAAATGGAAATGGGTAGGGCAACCAAAGGGGCGGCATTGGCACTTAAGTCACGAGTCTTGTTGTTTGCAGCCAGCGACCTTACCGCTGATGGTACAGCTGAAAATAAATATGTGGGGTACGAAAACCCCGATAGAACGGCACTTTGGACTGCAGCAAAAAATGCGGCAAAGGCGGTTATGGAACTGAACACCTATTCCCTTGCTGATTTTGGTGCCCCAGATAAAGAGGCAGTGGCTAACAATTATTATGATTTTTTCCGACAAAGGGATCTTTCTAACAATGAGATTATTTGGGGTAAAATGTTTGTAGCTGATGTTGGGGAACGACATAGAAATAACTTATGGCAGGGACCCAACGGATTATCTAACTATGGGAGCAATAACCCTACTCAGGACCTAGTAGATACCTATCAAATGGATGATGGTTCTAGCTTTTCAGATCATTTTACTCTAGATGAGAATGGTTATTATCAGAATATTTCAGATAAGTATCAAAATGAAAACCCATATTATCATCGTGAACCGAGGTTTTATGGTTCCATATTATATGATAGTGCGCATTGGCAACCAAGATTTTCTGATCTGCAAGAAAGAGATCCCTTGGGCATATATGACAGGCGTACCCGGATTACTATACAGGGAGGCAATGAGGTAAGCAGCCTAGTAGGCATAGATACCCGCCAGGGACCAGTACATTCATGGAATGCCGGATACACAGGTTATTTAATGAAAAAAATGATGGATCATGAAGTTATCGGCAAAGATCAATACAATGAGAACGTATGGATATGGCTTAGATACGCTGAGATAATTTTAAACTATGCAGAAGCTAGCTTAGAGCTTGGAGACACCCAAGAAGCGGCAACCTATATCAATATGATCAGAAACCGAGCCGGCATGCCTGATTTTACTGGAGATATTGAGGAGGCGCTTCGGTATGAAAGAGAAATTGAATTTACTTTTGAAAATATTCGATGGTTTGATATCAGGAGATGGAAGATTCTTGAAGAAAAACTTGACGATGCCAAGGGAATTGAGATTGTCGAAACCCGTAATTTGGATGAAGGAACGGTAAATACCATCTGGAGACGATTAACGGTCCAAGATCGTACGGTCCATAAAAAAATGTATTGGATCCCCATTCCAAATGATGAAATGAACAAAGCACCTCATTTGGTACAGAATCCGGGCTATTAA
- a CDS encoding SusC/RagA family TonB-linked outer membrane protein, whose amino-acid sequence MKKAFFRSLFRIINFSFIAILGLLLMVASSFANGEPINVSGTVTSSSGEQIPGVSILVKGTVIGTVTDLDGTYSLNVPSEDDILVFSSIGYLTQEVPLNGRAVIDIILNEDIQGLDEVVVVGYGTQKKVNVIGSVTTIGNEELSAAPVSTISNALAGRLPGAIVQQSSGEPGNDQASILVRGSSTLGNNNPLIVIDGIPGRDLNSVPANNIESITVLKDASAAIYGSRAANGVILVTTKGGLKNTPATFSYEFYEGFLSPTMVPEMADAPTYAQMIREMQSYRGVDEANMSFSLEDIEKYKEGNLPWTHPNTDWFAAGLADYSRNRSHNFSVSGGGESVNYYGALGTQYDGGIYSNSASSFNRYNLTANVDVKVNEYLDVGINIIASQEKRMFPTRGAGTVFAHLIRGYPTETAIWPNGLPGPDVERGDQPLVISSFEPGYDDDRRYRSNNTLSANLKIPGVEGLTLSSYYAYDVYFKQRKLFERPFPLYHLDVGGYLAAGNTGSEDGSAFLTGIPSGQAPEPRLRDFFDNTITNTFNFKLNYDKTLNDVHNISTFISYENSEYTGQGIEAFRRYFVSDELPYLFAGGNAEKDNGGWIDIDARVNYFGRFSYNFKETYLFQFSFRRDGSLRFSEESGRWGNFPGVLAGWNASNEDFWKDNIGFIDFFKVKASWGKMGNDLVNPFQYLTSYEFDQGTVFGSSRNYNTGLNLTGTPNPFITWEVANVYNAGFESNFLDGRLSLDTEFFYERRNNILVQRSASVPNYTGISLPDENFGIVDNKGFEVILGYNDQKPKYSYGINGNLAFARNSVIEFDEPERNVPWQVQTGHPQGSALLYRSIGIFRDEEHVNSLPHVPGARPGDIIIEDYDGNGVINNDDRTLYDRTTNPQITYGLSFNFKYENWELRGLVQGAGRSMRLMYTSLQGSSGNYFQYDAEGRWTPDNINADKPRAFEREEEYWRLNFRTDYSYHNTSYARLKNLQLSYTIPTHLLEAIKVSKARLFVTGQNLFLIHSGTEIMDPELGNLNNYPIMKVFSFGTSVSF is encoded by the coding sequence ATGAAAAAAGCATTTTTCCGATCCCTTTTTAGGATCATCAATTTTTCCTTTATAGCTATTTTAGGACTACTATTGATGGTTGCCAGTTCGTTTGCAAATGGAGAACCCATAAATGTCTCCGGTACAGTCACCTCATCCAGCGGAGAGCAAATTCCGGGTGTCAGTATATTAGTAAAAGGCACAGTCATAGGCACAGTTACTGACCTAGATGGCACCTATTCACTTAATGTGCCTTCCGAAGATGATATTCTGGTTTTCTCCTCCATTGGATACCTTACACAGGAGGTGCCCTTGAATGGCAGGGCTGTGATTGACATTATTTTGAATGAAGATATCCAAGGCCTCGATGAGGTAGTAGTAGTAGGATATGGAACTCAGAAAAAAGTCAATGTAATCGGATCTGTAACAACAATAGGTAATGAAGAGTTAAGTGCCGCTCCAGTCTCCACAATTTCTAATGCCCTTGCCGGGCGTCTACCGGGAGCTATTGTACAGCAAAGCAGCGGTGAACCGGGCAATGACCAAGCATCTATTTTGGTTAGAGGAAGTTCCACTTTGGGCAATAACAATCCTTTAATCGTGATTGACGGGATACCGGGAAGGGACTTGAATTCGGTTCCAGCTAACAATATTGAAAGCATAACCGTACTTAAAGACGCATCAGCTGCTATTTATGGGTCTAGGGCCGCCAATGGAGTTATCCTTGTTACTACCAAAGGCGGGTTAAAGAATACTCCTGCCACTTTCAGTTATGAGTTTTACGAAGGCTTTCTTTCACCAACCATGGTTCCTGAAATGGCCGATGCCCCTACCTATGCACAGATGATCCGAGAAATGCAATCATACAGGGGAGTGGACGAAGCCAACATGTCTTTTTCCTTAGAAGATATTGAAAAATACAAAGAAGGAAATTTACCTTGGACCCATCCCAATACCGACTGGTTTGCTGCAGGACTGGCTGATTACAGCAGAAACCGCAGCCATAATTTCTCAGTTAGTGGAGGAGGTGAATCTGTTAATTATTATGGAGCTTTAGGCACGCAATATGATGGCGGGATTTACTCCAACTCTGCTAGTTCGTTTAACCGGTATAATCTAACGGCAAATGTAGACGTAAAAGTTAATGAATATTTAGATGTAGGTATTAATATCATTGCTTCCCAAGAAAAAAGGATGTTTCCTACTCGGGGAGCAGGAACAGTATTTGCGCATTTGATCAGGGGTTATCCTACAGAAACAGCAATTTGGCCCAATGGCTTACCGGGTCCTGATGTGGAACGAGGAGACCAACCCCTTGTGATCTCATCCTTTGAACCAGGGTACGATGATGACAGACGGTACCGAAGCAACAATACTCTTTCTGCTAATTTAAAAATCCCAGGAGTGGAAGGTTTGACACTTTCCAGTTATTATGCATATGATGTTTACTTCAAGCAAAGGAAACTGTTCGAGAGACCTTTTCCTCTATATCACTTGGACGTAGGCGGGTATTTGGCAGCAGGGAATACGGGTAGTGAGGATGGGTCAGCATTTCTTACTGGAATCCCCAGTGGTCAGGCACCCGAACCGAGACTTAGAGATTTCTTTGATAATACCATTACCAATACTTTTAACTTCAAGTTGAACTATGACAAAACCTTGAATGACGTTCATAATATTAGCACTTTTATTTCTTATGAAAATTCTGAATATACCGGTCAGGGTATTGAAGCATTCAGACGATATTTTGTTTCAGATGAGTTGCCCTACTTGTTCGCCGGAGGAAATGCTGAAAAAGATAACGGAGGATGGATTGATATAGATGCTCGGGTAAATTACTTTGGAAGGTTTAGTTATAATTTTAAGGAAACTTATTTATTTCAGTTTAGTTTCCGGAGAGATGGCTCCCTTAGGTTTTCAGAAGAAAGCGGCCGTTGGGGAAACTTCCCGGGGGTGCTTGCCGGTTGGAATGCTTCCAACGAAGACTTTTGGAAAGATAATATCGGCTTTATTGATTTTTTCAAAGTGAAAGCATCTTGGGGCAAGATGGGGAACGACCTAGTTAATCCATTTCAATACCTCACAAGTTATGAGTTTGACCAAGGCACCGTATTCGGGTCTAGCAGGAATTATAACACAGGTCTAAACCTAACCGGAACACCAAATCCTTTTATCACTTGGGAAGTAGCCAATGTTTATAATGCGGGATTTGAATCAAATTTTTTAGACGGAAGGTTAAGTTTAGATACAGAATTCTTTTATGAAAGAAGAAACAATATTCTTGTTCAAAGAAGCGCTTCAGTCCCTAACTATACCGGCATCTCCTTACCCGATGAAAATTTTGGCATTGTAGACAATAAGGGGTTTGAAGTTATTCTGGGATACAACGACCAGAAGCCAAAGTATTCTTATGGAATAAATGGGAACCTTGCTTTTGCCCGTAATAGTGTAATAGAATTTGACGAACCGGAGCGAAATGTTCCTTGGCAGGTTCAGACAGGTCACCCTCAGGGATCTGCCTTACTTTACCGATCAATAGGTATTTTCCGGGATGAAGAGCATGTGAATTCCTTACCCCATGTGCCTGGTGCACGCCCTGGTGATATTATCATTGAAGACTATGATGGCAATGGCGTCATTAATAATGACGACAGAACCTTGTATGACAGGACAACCAATCCACAAATCACCTATGGTCTTTCTTTTAATTTTAAATATGAAAATTGGGAACTAAGAGGGCTGGTGCAAGGTGCCGGAAGATCGATGAGATTAATGTACACTTCATTGCAAGGGAGTTCAGGTAATTATTTTCAATATGACGCAGAAGGCAGGTGGACTCCCGATAATATTAATGCTGATAAGCCTAGGGCATTTGAAAGAGAAGAGGAATATTGGCGATTAAATTTTAGGACAGACTATTCTTACCACAATACGTCTTATGCTCGATTAAAGAACCTGCAGCTTTCCTACACTATTCCTACCCATCTCTTAGAGGCAATTAAAGTTTCCAAAGCGAGACTGTTCGTTACAGGACAAAACTTATTCCTGATTCATTCGGGAACTGAAATTATGGATCCTGAACTGGGAAATCTAAATAACTATCCAATCATGAAAGTCTTTTCTTTTGGTACAAGTGTTTCTTTCTAA
- a CDS encoding gluconate 2-dehydrogenase subunit 3 family protein, protein MNRREALKSVVLMMGGTMVGTNVILTGCAPDKQIEGLDFSDEELAYMDEIGEAIIPTTDTPGAKAAGIGSFMAMMVKSTYTEEQQKSFINGLNKLKHDFKTSTEKDFMDASVEERTDFLNQVHKKAMNPDAEDNKEDKYILMIKDLTLLGYFTSEIGATQALRFVETPGRYEPCIDYKKGDRAWAI, encoded by the coding sequence ATGAATAGAAGAGAAGCACTTAAAAGCGTGGTACTGATGATGGGTGGTACCATGGTTGGAACCAATGTGATATTGACAGGCTGTGCTCCCGATAAACAAATTGAAGGACTTGATTTTTCCGATGAAGAATTGGCTTATATGGACGAAATTGGTGAGGCCATTATTCCTACCACAGATACCCCGGGTGCCAAAGCCGCAGGTATTGGTTCATTTATGGCCATGATGGTGAAATCTACTTATACCGAAGAGCAACAGAAATCGTTTATCAACGGCCTTAATAAGTTGAAGCACGATTTTAAAACGAGTACTGAAAAGGACTTTATGGATGCCTCTGTAGAAGAAAGAACTGACTTTTTGAATCAGGTGCATAAAAAAGCCATGAACCCCGATGCTGAAGATAATAAAGAGGACAAGTATATTCTTATGATTAAAGACCTGACCTTATTGGGTTATTTTACCTCTGAAATTGGGGCTACTCAAGCCCTAAGGTTTGTGGAGACACCCGGCAGGTATGAGCCTTGTATTGACTATAAAAAAGGAGACAGGGCTTGGGCCATTTAA